A window from Cryptomeria japonica chromosome 1, Sugi_1.0, whole genome shotgun sequence encodes these proteins:
- the LOC131059992 gene encoding auxin-responsive protein IAA27 yields MTTEEQNLKETELRLGLPGARSPVRESTRCCGPLPAAANDENSSSSATSELCLLSPRRPAASAMVEKNLFPSTAEECPAMEKYPYWQQPGNFQVKKRGFSEAMEKRNPFSGGSGNWVFPPVKPPVVALPGGGSAASSDVTKFQSQLTSPKGSAPAWQSDSGYVSARVSPAGGVSMNGKCVMNEVSSSKEGAGQCKERATQQGQASSAAEPPASKQQVVGWPPVRSFRCKTLAANPKPAEEGEGKSGPNALYVKVSMDGAPYLRKVDLKLYSRYQELSSALEKMFSCFTIGQCGSHGIPGRDGLSESKLMDLLHGSEYVLTYEDKDGDWMLVGDVPWEMFVDSCKRLRIMKGSEAIGLAPRAMEKCKNRS; encoded by the exons ATGACTACAGAAGAGCAGAATCTGAAAGAGACAGAGCTCCGCCTCGGCCTCCCCGGGGCGCGCTCGCCCGTACGAGAGAGTACTAGATGTTGTGGCCCGTTGCCCGCGGCGGCAAACGATGAGAACTCCTCGTCCTCCGCCACTTCGGAGCTTTGCCTTCTCAGCCCTAGGCGGCCGGCGGCTTCGGCTATGGTGGAGAAAAATCTGTTTCCGTCTACAGCTGAGGAGTGTCCTGCAATGGAGAAATACCCTTACTGGCAGCAGCCTGGTAACTTTCAGGTGAAGAAGAGGGGGTTTTCTGAGGCCATGGAGAAAAGGAACCCCTTTTCTGGCGGCTCAGGGAATTGGGTCTTCCCGCCAGTAAAACCGCCCGTGGTGGCACTGCCCGGTGGCGGATCGGCGGCGTCATCCGACGTGACGAAATTTCAATCTCAATTGACGTCCCCTAAGGGATCGGCTCCTGCGTGGCAGAGTGATTCAGGGTATGTTTCTGCTAGAGTGTCTCCAGCTGGAGGGGTTAGCATGAATGGGAAATGTGTTATGAATGAAGTATCTTCGTCAAAGGAAGGGGCGGGACAGTGTAAGGAGAGGGCTACGCAGCAGGGTCAAGCTTCTTCTGCAGCTGAGCCGCCTGCATCCAA ACAGCAGGTTGTAGGTTGGCCACCTGTGCGATCCTTCCGGTGTAAAACCCTTGCAGCAAATCCAAAGCCCGCAGAAGAGGGTGAAGGAAAGTCTGGACCAAATGCATTATATGTAAAGGTCAGTATGGATGGAGCTCCATACTTAAGGAAGGTTGATTTGAAACTGTATAGCAGATACCAGGAGCTCTCCTCTGCGTTGGAGAAAATGTTCAGCTGTTTTACAATAG GTCAGTGTGGTTCTCATGGCATTCCTGGGAGGGATGGCTTGAGTGAGAGCAAGTTGATGGACTTGCTCCACGGGTCGGAATATGTACTAACTTATGAGGACAAGGATGGTGACTGGATGCTTGTTGGTGATGTTCCCTGGGA GATGTTTGTTGATTCTTGCAAGAGACTTCGAATAATGAAAGGCTCAGAAGCAATTGGCCTTG CACCCAGGGCCATGgaaaaatgtaaaaataggagcTAA